The DNA segment ATCTCAATCTCTGTTGATTCCCTATCAGGCTTTGCATTGGGAACCCTGTGGTCAAAATAgttatatacatacatgtaaGCAACAACATGGTAGAACATTAAAACCGCAAATACGCAAATACGGCAGTTGTATCATTTATTTCCCGCTCAGATATTGCCTAGCTGAGGGGAATAACTATACAAGGCTTGACGGCCTAGAGGAAGTAAAGTGAATGCATCGAACGATAGCATCttacaaaaaggaaaaactcaAGCAAGGTATcttatttcaaaagaaaaaaaagagtaagaaATTGCTATATAAAATCTAGCTTATGGTCAGGATGATCCAGCCCAAATTCTCAACCCCAAATACGCGATTCAGAAACGCGCACCATGTATTCGATCTACTGCGGCACTAGAACAAATCGATCTAATCAATCGCGAAAAGCGCCATAATTGGGAGAGAACAGCAGTACGCCATCCAAAAATCTAGCTGGCCGAATCCGGGCTACGGGATTGAACCGGATGCAGAtcaaggggaggggagggggaggaaagTGGGGGGACGTACTTGGTGACGGACTCCTTGTGGACCTGGAGGACGTGGATGGCCatgccgccggcggtggagagCTTCTTGTGGCAGACGTGGCACTTGAAGTGCTTGGCCTTCTGGTGCTGCACGAGGATCTTCTCGTCGTCGAACTCGCGGTCGCAGTAGTAGCAGAACACCTTCTCCacgcgcttcttcttcttccccatcgCGCGCGGTGCCCCCCtcgtccccctccccctcctctctcgcgGGCGGTCGACgattctagggttagggtttcggcGAGTTGAGGCGAGGGCACGAGCGCGGCGggggaagacgaagacgaaggcgagacgcggctcTCTCCTTTGGTGTCGGATCGGGAGGCTGGCGTGTGGGGTTCAATGGAATTTTGTGTCCAGCCCCCTCGAATTTGTGAGGTTTTCTATCTTTCCCCTTCGCCGGCCGTGCTGGAGTTGGTTGGGCCCCCAGTTCGTGTAATATATGGGCCTCAACTTGGGCCTGGTCATGTAATACATGGGCTTAGGCGTTGAAACGGTCAAGCACATCGAACAGGTCAGGTCAGTCAACGAGCGCGGAGATCCATGCACGCATGCGCTAGTAGGTAcgttccccttttttttttcgatttatCAAGTGAAAGAGTAGGTTGCCAAAGCGGTCAActtggagaaaaaaaagtccCACAAGACAACAAGTAGTCAAGTTGTGATATATTTgccacgtactccctccatttactTTTAATGGTTATATTtccaaatccaaaaattttatttttgataggcatatttcaatccaacaatctatcctcttaatgattttttcaaatttaatgcgtgactctccattttTCCACACAtaattggctacatgggcattgagaaatgtaaatattaatgaatcgcttgtttacgaggaatgactagtagcatgtttaaatggatgataaatagaattacttatccttggtctatgtgtcaagatgaaatataactatcaaaagtagattggagggagtatgatataTGATATCTCAGGGTTGtttagattgatgtcattttaaaccatataatatttataaagtTGTTAAAAATGTGCATTCATTTATCAAACTTTGGTAATTAAATTCATAATAAATCCCACCAAAACTTAGCAATATtgttaaattatcaaaattttgacatcaccaaaatttagtaaggtttattttagctGCAATATGAACAGCCCCCTCATCTCGATCAGTGTACTACTTAAATCTTCGTTCTGATGGATCGATGAAATGTGGTAGTAGTGTGGTAGCTAGGCGTAGAAGAAAAGGGGGTAGGTGTACAAGGAGCGATTGTGCCAGCGATGACGATgcttccggcgacggcggcggcaatggtggtggtggtggtgcagctgATGTGGTCGGCGGAAGCTCAGGTGGCGGTGGGCTCAGGGCCGCCGGCGGGGTGCCCGGACAGGTGCGGCAACGTGAGCGTGCCGTTCCCGTTCGGCATCCGCGACGGCTGCTCCCTCGCCGGCTTCGGCCTCACCTGCGACACCACGAGCAATAATCCCCCGCGGCTGATGATCGGCAACAGCACCCTGCAAGTCGTCAACATCTCGCTGGCCAACTCCACGCTGCGCGCCGTCGACATCGCCGGCTCCGTGAACATCACGTACGACGTCGTCAGCGGAACCACCGGCAATGGCACGTGGGGCGGCGTCGCCGCAGCCGGCCCGTACGTCGTCTCCGGGGAACTCAACCAGCTCCTCGTCACGGCGTGCAACTTGCAGGTAACCCttgtcggcagcggcggcaacgtCATCACCGGCTGCTCTTCCTTCTGCTCCATCAACGACATGTACACGGGTGGCGTGTTCAGAAGCCCCGGCAACAAGTGCGCGGGCATCGGTTGCTGCCAGACGCCCATCTCCATCGGCCGCCCCTCCTACAGCGTGAAAGTGACGGTCATGGATAACGAGTACAGAGGTGAGGTGCCCGAAGCGATCCGCATCGCCGAGCTGGGATGGTtcgacggcctcgccgccgaccttcTCAAGAAGCCTGCAGCGAATGACACCTTGCGCCGGAACCCGGTTCCGGTGGTGCTGGATTGGGCGGTGGCGTCCACCGGCCTGGTTGTCACGCTCAACGCCGGGCTGAACAAACAGGCTGCCAATAACTGGTCCTGCCCCacgcccggcgacggcgaggccagGAAGAGCGCGTGCCTCAGCAGCAACAGCTTGTGCGTCAACGTCGCCGACAACTACCGAAACGGTTACGTGTGCCGTTGTGACAAGGGGTACGACGGGAACCCGTACGTCGCCGGCGGATGCCAAGACATCAACGAGTGCGAACGGGCAAAGGAGTACGGCTGCTTCGGCGAGTGCATCAACACCCCCGGATTCTTCGTGTGCCAGTGCCCGCGCGGTGCCCGTGGTAATGCCACCATTCTAAATGGCTGCACCAAATCCAATCTAGGTAACTAAATTAAATCTGCTCGCCATTTTCTAATTTATTCAGAGATTATTGTATACTTAGCATTAGCTATAGAAGTGACTAGTGACTGTTTTCTCTTCCAAATCCAAACAAAGATGCAAACTCTGTTATTCTAATCTACAGGTTAAACGACATTAACTCTGATGAGAGAACTTATTTTTCCCATTGTGCTCCTAGGTTTAACTATTGGAGTTGGAATTGGTAGTGGTGCCGGGCTTTTTATCCTGGCACTTGGTGCTGTCTTTTTAACACGTAAGATTAAACAACGGAGAGCAAGAACATTGAGACAGAAGTTCTTCAAACAGAACCGTGGCCATTTGTTGCAACAATTGGTATCTCAAAAGGCTGACATTGCTGAAAGAATGATCATCCCCTTGGAAGAACTAGAAAAGGCCACAAACAACTTTGACGAATCGCGTGAgcttggaggagg comes from the Oryza glaberrima chromosome 9, OglaRS2, whole genome shotgun sequence genome and includes:
- the LOC127784351 gene encoding wall-associated receptor kinase 2-like gives rise to the protein MTMLPATAAAMVVVVVQLMWSAEAQVAVGSGPPAGCPDRCGNVSVPFPFGIRDGCSLAGFGLTCDTTSNNPPRLMIGNSTLQVVNISLANSTLRAVDIAGSVNITYDVVSGTTGNGTWGGVAAAGPYVVSGELNQLLVTACNLQVTLVGSGGNVITGCSSFCSINDMYTGGVFRSPGNKCAGIGCCQTPISIGRPSYSVKVTVMDNEYRGEVPEAIRIAELGWFDGLAADLLKKPAANDTLRRNPVPVVLDWAVASTGLVVTLNAGLNKQAANNWSCPTPGDGEARKSACLSSNSLCVNVADNYRNGYVCRCDKGYDGNPYVAGGCQDINECERAKEYGCFGECINTPGFFVCQCPRGARGNATILNGCTKSNLGLTIGVGIGSGAGLFILALGAVFLTRKIKQRRARTLRQKFFKQNRGHLLQQLVSQKADIAERMIIPLEELEKATNNFDESRELGGGGHGTVYKGILSDLHVVAIKKSNVTIQREIDEFINEVAILSQINHRNVVKLFGCCLETEVPLLVYEFISNGTLYHHLHAEGPTSLPWEDRLRIATETARSLAYLHSAVSFPIIHRDIKSHNILLDGSLTAKVSDFGASRCIPAEQNGVTTAIQGTLGYLDPMYYYTGRLTEKSDIYSFGVVLMELLTRKKPYSYRSAEDESLVAHFSTLHAQGNLGDILDAQVMEEGKKEVNDVATLAVACAKLKAEERPTMRQVEMTLESIRSSSLQQEVLHSVSTKKSKEHHVSWNHAISEGTNLETTRQYSLEEEYLLSSRYPR